The window ATTGCAAGGTGAACAGCTCGAGCTTTGCACAATGTTGTTAGAATTTTCTGGAATGTTGTTATAGCTAATCCTAGTGTGACAGTTAAATCCTGGTTGACTGTCTATCAAATTATTTGCTGAGGAGTACAACTTTCTGGAGGAGGGGTTACCTATTTCTTGAAGAAGCGGGGAACGATGTGCCAACAGGGCGGTACGCAGGGGTGTCTTTTCAAGATCTGGAGCAGAGCGAGACCACCGTTTGCCACCTGGAGATGCAGGATTTGGTGGTTGCGTGATAATAGCCCCACGTTCGCGTTGGTGGAGTGTTGATGGTCCCCAAGTCTTACCCTTTACTCCATCTGCCGGTACTAAAGGAGGAAGACAAAAAACAAAACGCTACTCACTACAGTACTAAGTTTCCCTCCTACCCTAGACTCTGTTAAACTTTATGCGCGCTTCAAAAAGATAAAGGTGTTTCATGAGGACTATTAGTAATATTCattattaagaaattcttttatctagaaattataaaaaatatgtcAATATCATAAAATGTTTTGCATTTGATTTTCTACATTAAATGATTACAATCATATAATTCTTCTAATCTTCAAATTATCATTCTTTTCTACATTCTTACAAaagagtaaaaaaagaaaaaggaaatgaaaaacACAACATAgattatatgcatatatatgtaatttttcaaaaatatatcaaaatatatcCAATTATTCACACCATGCTAATAAAAATCGATGTTAAATTAATACAATGTGACTACAAAGCACAAACAGTGTAATTTAAATTTCTTGAAAATACTAGAAAAATATCTTAGAGCAAAATCATTCATTATTCATTGAAATTGTGAACTACTAAAAATCTTGGAAACAAAGTACTCACATGCAATTGCACGAAGTCGTGGAATACTAGGCGAGCCTGGTGGACTATTAGGTCTCGATGGATTTCGTACTTTTCCTCGATCTAACGCTGTATGTTGAACAGTTATTGTATGACGAAAATCTACAGGGATAAAAACATATGgtggttatttaactttataattAGAGCATTTTAAATTTTATGCAAAATTGTTAAGATAAATTATAACACAGTATACTTGCCAGAAGGAGCGCTTATATTGCTTCCTGGCTCCTTTTTATTCAGTTTTAACCTCGATTTCTTAAATTTCCCGCGTCTTTTGTTTGGTGTAGGAGTATTTTGTTGCTGAATTATCATTACAGTAAGTTCACGTTCTAATAAATCTATTTCTCGGGCAGCTAATTCTTGTTCCCGTTGCCTTAAGTTTTCTTCATGTTGTCGCTGTTGCACTTGTGCTTTTGTTAATTCTTCTTCTCTGCAGCGCAGTTCCTAATAAACAAACATATAAAAAAGGTTATAATAATGTGTTTGATAAACAAATGCGTTTTCGCAAACAAAAAATTTATGTAGTGATAATATAGTATAGATAGATACATATATTTGTTATAAACcaaaataattattaacgtCAATAACTGTAGTTACACATTATCTTACCTCTTCTAATGAACGGCATGCCTTTGCATAAGCATATAAAAGAAGGATTATAAACATTATTTATACTGATATAAATGATGCGTATGCTAATTACATTAACGGaaagattttatttttgtaGAAGTCCTTTTTTGCAAGGCAAAGAAATTTCGAATTTATACCTTTTCCTTCATGCGCAATCCATGAAGAACTTGTTCAATCTCAAGTCTCCAGTCTTCTTGCATTGTGTGAAATGACTCATGTGGTGTAGCTGCAAATGCACTACGCACTTCATCTAATGCTACTAAAATTTCAGCAAATCCTGGTCTCGAATGACTGTCAGATGCCCAACAAGCTAAATGGTAaagcattttttattttaaaggttatacaaattaaaatagTTCATGATTATATAAATGATTATATAATTATGTACCTTCCATTAAAAACCTCCAAGGTTGAGGACAAGTTGATGGAATAGGCAATGTGAGTTTATTTACTGCAACGCCATAAGCTACTGCCAAAGCATCTATACCTTTATAAGGTGTTTCACCAGTTAGAAGTTCCCATAGAAGCACGCCATAACTGTAGATGTATTCAtgtgttaaaaagaaaaaattttttactatttatatagatacatttattacaattaaagtGATATAGGAGGTACATAAAACTGACCTCCAAACATCACTGGCTTTACTGAAAGTACTCTTTTTAATAACCTCTGGTGCCATCCAAGCATATGTGCCGGCTGCTGACATGCGAGTTGTTTTATAAACTTCCCTTGCTAATCCAAAGTCAGTTATTTTTAAAGTTTTATATTGTAGATCATCATTTTCTATAGGCTCGCTCAATAATActgttataaaaaaaataatatgtatTACTCTAACACATctcatgtaaaaatatatataatcaaataatgatatatatattcaaCTAATGTTGAAgtaatgatattttatttacgaTTAATATGTTAATTGCCTTACCATTAGAACTTTTTAGGTCCCTATGAATAAGACTTATAGGTGCTTTATTATGAAGGTAATCCATGCCACGAGCAATTTGTATTGCCCAATCAACAAGTACGTCAGGCCTGATTTTTCTACCACTAAGAACCCTGTTCAGACTACCACCTCGTGCATATTCCATTACGAGACACATATTTGGCATTTTTAAACAAACTCCTTCTAATTGCACAATATTTTCATGTTTCAATAACCAAAATAATTTTGCTTCTTGTCGAACATTTTCTAATGTAACACTTGGTTCTTCATCTGGATCTTGGCGGGCTGCTTTAACAGCCACTTCATGTTTCTGCCAAAATCctctaaaatgttataaattattataaatgttgTTCTAAAGAACTATTAACATATTTaactataatattttatagtattttatatacCTATAAACTTTTCCGAATCCACCAACACCTATCACTTCTTCTAATTGTAATTCTTCAAAGTCAATTTCAACCGGTTGAACTTTATCAATCACCGATGAAACTCGATCAATACTTTCTGCTTCTGCAACAAAATTGGCTGGAAAAATACCAACCTTACCATGGATTTTTCCAGTCCACCATCCTTCATCACCTGAGATTTTTGAGTCCTTAGATAAGACctagtatataaaataaaaggtaTATATGCATCCTGATTAAAGATATTTAATTTTAcagatatttataataaataatttacctCAACTGTTTCACCTCTTTGTAAAGATAATTCATCTTCACCTTGGGCAACATAATCAAATAATGCTGTGAAAATTGTTGAACTATTGTCTTGCCTCGACTGGGAAGAGGAATGTGTACCGTGAGATGGACTAGTCTGTTGAGAAACAGTTCTTGCTGTACCACCACTATGTGTATCAGAAACACTGCTATCAGACATATTGTTGCTAGATGTACGCCCATATAAATATCCGTAACTAAAATGCACAAAATTTAAGCAAGATATATTTTCACTATCATAAGTGTGTGAAACATTGCACATTTATGGGTTTATTATAATAACACCTTTATACCTTGTGGAATGATTATTTGTTCTACTATTATGTTGGTATCGTGGAGATGAGTTGGCTGTGTTAGAACTATGAGAATTAGAGGATCCATTCTCTGGATGAAGTAAAAATCGCTCGCTCCGATGACGAGCATCTGGTTGTCCGTGGTCCATCAAGGTAGACAAGCCTCTTGCCGATAGCCCGGCTGGCGGCATATGGCCTCACACTCTTCTTAGTCTTCCACTTTTTGGAAATTATACCCTCTTGTTTTGTAACCTTAGCGTAATATTCTATTAATAGAATCACAAATAACATAGAACACTTTAAATGTATTGTTAGTTTGTCTCAAATAAACTAAACAAACATATATAAGAAGTGGTGAAAGTTTAATATACACCTTGCATTATTTTTTCAACACTGTACACATCCTTACACAATTCATGTTCATTTAACACAcgtttcttttcaatcataatCGATACACGAATGTAAAccaattatgaaatattttgacaataatttaattttacgcACAAATTTTACAAGAAAAACAAGATGAGAAGAGGTGATCACCCCTTGCATAAAAACACTTTAACGGTGACCGGCATTTTGATTCGTGAGTCCGGCAATAAAGCGACGAAGATCTTGTGATTTTTCGTCGACCATACTCCTATGTAGAGTAGTGGAGAAAAAATTTTAGGAGAGTAGAAAAAAGCTCGATATGCCATAAAACCACTTTGGAGTCTCGCGTCGGGGTGTGTATACCCACAAGCCACTATTGGTAAGGCCGATTCTTTTCATTGAATCGGCACTAGGAATAATGTACGAGAGACATGCAGGGTTGAAAGCGACGTGTTTGCCTCCCCGAGGACACGACGCTTTGCGTCAGCCCGCAAAACGCACGATGATTCCACATTTAATGATAGAAAACGAACCAGCACTCATAGCAATAACCTAACGGACGCCATGTTTCGTTTTGACGGCCCCACCGTTGACGTGATATATTGGACCACGATTCATAGAAAGGATGTTCGAAAAGTTGCTTATGATATTTGAATTGTATAAGGTTTATCCGCAACATGATGATGGCGAATTAGTCCAATAAGAAACTATATTTACCACGGACAATTAATCAATTAAGGTATATATTTTAAcgaatattagaaatatttgaACAGTATTAGATGAGTTTCACTTATATTATTACCAATTATAATAAGTGTCGATAAATGACTCGTGCAAAGTAATTTTGCAAAATATCATAGAAGCTTGATCATATATGTAATCATATTGTTCATGTTCAAAATCATCTGAGATGTGAAGATGGCTGCAAAGTCAGTAAGTCGTGTGCGCGAAATCCATTGATTAAGAAGCCAAGATAAAATGTATCGCCTTATTGTTTGCCACGCAATTTTTCAAATAGAAAAGACAGACTACGAATAAAGCTGTAAAACAGCAAGTGATGGGAAGATGGTGAGGGAGCACTTTTGCAATTGGTATGGGTTCTCAAATGCTGGAAATTTTAAGACAAGGCGTCTGGGCGAGCCTGACAGGAGGCTGGTTTTACGATCCCCGTCTCGACGTTTTTTCAAATACATTTCACTTGTACATTTGGCTTTTCTTACTTTGTTTACCGTTTATTATATATCTTGTAAGTATATTTATATGTGTGCATTAATTTTAGTTGCAAGTCATTCATTTTAGTTAAATAACATAAACTGTATGTGTTTACATTAACCGCGGGTAGATTTACATAACATGTGTTGAGTTTTGTTATTTGGACTTTATAAATTTTGATTTGTGTATATATAGATGCATACATCATATGTATACAAatgcatatatacgtatataagttTTTCATAATTGTACGCTTAAAGATACcatataattgttatataaaCTTTGAAGATGacaattctttattttatagtattttCCACCGACGTTATATGTTTGGATAGCATATTGTTCTTCAATTGGAGCACTTTTTGGTACGATAAAGTATGTTAACCATACACTTCATTGCATGTATGATACAACTGAGTGTTTAGAAGAATCAGGTCAAGCTATTAGCCAACAAAGATCAGAAAGTGAAAAAAGACGCACAGTGCATAATAAATGCAGGGAACAATCACAGGAACAAGTAGATCATGGAATAGAACTGCAAGTCTTAAGTGGTATTATAGactatatcttttattttttaaatctatCTATTAACTTTGCCATTTATATGTTAAAATTAATCTTTAAATTTGATACAATTAACTTTTAAAActatatcaattatattttaaaaattttgctatcaatttattatttttacacaTAGGAAAAACAGATACACCACCTGTAGAATGCTCATCACGTAACTCTTTTATTGAATCAAATGTGCAAAATGCAGATGCTGATAGTATAACATCTGAATATAATCGAGATAAGCCTAGTTCAACTATAGATTTGAAAGTAGAAATTCACAGAAAAAATAGCTCAGAAAGTTCAGAAGAAGCACAACAGCTAACTAAACCAATGGTATCTAGTATAAATATACACGAAACAGAATTAGGTTCTGCACAATATCATGAACCATGTtttcgaaatataataaatggtattaattttgtaatttttatgatATAACCTCTATAATGCAATATTACcctatttttatacatattaatatttcttttggGAAATTTCAAATACATATAGAAAGAAGATTGAAAAGACAGAAATGTGTTGTAATTACTGAAGAGGATCGACAAGGTTCAAGAAAATTATGCAGACATGCATCTGAAGATTCACGAAATCGTCATTCCAAACAGGGTAGTCTTGGTAAAACAGGTTCTGAAAGTCAAATAAAACAAACAAGTTCGTTAGAATTGGAACACCATGGAGATGATTATCCTTACTGGAAATCAAACCAAAGTGTTCGGCGTCTCAATTCTAACTCAATTCCAATGGAAACACATTTAATGAATGATCATCCACAGAGTTTAGAAATTATATCCAAAAAAGAAGATacggaaaaaaataaaatttcctcACATCCACAATCTTTAGAGGTAAAAATGAAGGAATTTTCTATTTGGAAAAACGAATAATTAAGTAATGTATTTAACATATTTTCTTTGTTTACAAGGTTATTACAAAAAAGCCACATCAACAACTTATTCATCCACAAAGTCTTGAAACAATTGGTGCtactaataaaaatataaacactACAGATGACAATAATTTACCTCTCCATCCGCAAAGTCTTGAAACAATTAATACTAAAAAGGTATCAATATGATAATATGGTCGTAGTAATATATGTgtttatatgaaaaattatattaaaaaactGTATATATTTTAAAGGTATTACCtcaaaatacattaaaaaaaaacCAATTACAATTATTACCATATCTTAGTTATGGATCAGAAATAGTACATCCTATAGAAGAACAAAGTGATGAACAGTTTGCTAATGAAAGTTCTGGAGGATTTAGCCTTCAGGATTCTTATAGTCCATTACTTACTCGGAAGACTTGTGAAATTAATGCTACCTCTAATCGGGACAGAAGTCTTAGTACTAGCCGATTTGAAGATAGATTTTCAAGGTAAATTAAACataataaaagtaaatattaaacgattaatccataaatttcttaaatttgacCTCATATTTAGACGTAATGAAGATGGTGGTGTAGATAATGATTCTGCAAATTCTCGTGATGCACTAATTGAAGAACCAAAGTCCGGTGTTAAAAGAAGATACAGTAATGCAAGCCAAAGCAGCCGTGAATTCTCGGAtttagaaaatttgtttaaagaTAAACAAGATAAATCGAAAAATATAGATGATCCTTTAAACGTTGGAAGTATAGTTGGAATAGATCAATTATTTGAAGGTGGTGATTGTACAATAGAATCGCGAATAAATAAAGGTAAGTTTTAACTTTTAAGTTTTTATATCAAATgggtatttatttttaaaagaattGCGAGAAAAAGTAATATTCGTAAATTTTTGTTCCACAGGATTACATAGTAAAGAACCAGATTCTGGTTCATCTAATATGATGCCTTTTGAGTATACAGCATACTCATCGAATATGGAAAATGAGGCAAAAAGAATGTTACTTCCACAAGTAGAAACAGATAACAAACGTCATCAAGGTGCAATACCTAAACAAAGCCGTCCAAAACCTGCAATAGAAACTATAGATGATAATATTACAACTACTGAACAAACCCGACAGAAATTAAAACGAACATTAGAAGtcaaaagagagaaagatagaaGAAGAGATGGAAGATTTGATAGATTCGAGCAAACTAGCGGTTCAAACAACGAGTTAAGTACACTTAGTCTTGCATCTTCCTTGTTAGCTACATTATTGACATCTGGCCGAGAATTACCAGGTCAATCTAGCACCGTCTCAGATTTAAGATTAAGCCGCAATTCAGAGACTCGAACGGCACGAAAAAGACGTGTTCCTTTGAAATGTTCGATTCGATCGACTCGTGTACCACGAGATCGGAATCGAGATGATAACGTCGTTCCACTTACTGCTTTATTTGGATTGATATCAAACGAAGAATGTCATTTAGTTGCTAATCATAACGATGCTGTAGAAGCAACTGTACCTTATTTTCGAGATGAAAACGGCCGCTGGCTAGCTTACACCTTCGATGAGAAAGGATCTGGTGTTGCTGCAGCTGCGCAAGTTCCTtctaataataacgataaattattaaatacattaTTACGTCAACAACTTAATCAAAATTTACATTATGATGCGAATTGGGAATTAATAGACTCTTTGAGTAATAGTTATAGTAGTTTATCTTTGAATTCTCCTGA of the Bombus affinis isolate iyBomAffi1 chromosome 6, iyBomAffi1.2, whole genome shotgun sequence genome contains:
- the LOC126917602 gene encoding mitogen-activated protein kinase kinase kinase 10-like isoform X1, with translation MPPAGLSARGLSTLMDHGQPDARHRSERFLLHPENGSSNSHSSNTANSSPRYQHNSRTNNHSTSYGYLYGRTSSNNMSDSSVSDTHSGGTARTVSQQTSPSHGTHSSSQSRQDNSSTIFTALFDYVAQGEDELSLQRGETVEVLSKDSKISGDEGWWTGKIHGKVGIFPANFVAEAESIDRVSSVIDKVQPVEIDFEELQLEEVIGVGGFGKVYRGFWQKHEVAVKAARQDPDEEPSVTLENVRQEAKLFWLLKHENIVQLEGVCLKMPNMCLVMEYARGGSLNRVLSGRKIRPDVLVDWAIQIARGMDYLHNKAPISLIHRDLKSSNVLLSEPIENDDLQYKTLKITDFGLAREVYKTTRMSAAGTYAWMAPEVIKKSTFSKASDVWSYGVLLWELLTGETPYKGIDALAVAYGVAVNKLTLPIPSTCPQPWRFLMEACWASDSHSRPGFAEILVALDEVRSAFAATPHESFHTMQEDWRLEIEQVLHGLRMKEKACRSLEEELRCREEELTKAQVQQRQHEENLRQREQELAAREIDLLERELTVMIIQQQNTPTPNKRRGKFKKSRLKLNKKEPGSNISAPSDFRHTITVQHTALDRGKVRNPSRPNSPPGSPSIPRLRAIALPADGVKGKTWGPSTLHQRERGAIITQPPNPASPGGKRWSRSAPDLEKTPLRTALLAHRSPLLQEIGLSEENIYPTHYTTLPPDLSTDWITSDYPLKPGLTGPYIMPMPVPMPTLYNGEMKKPKLSIIELVLYNIAAMLAGVATGYDVRMSNISPIHPRLYPRLGECEDEPPRWWFQADTGSNRNSGYLGPDYEFSSSSGYPHNTYHGPARHYRPFLSNMGAIAPGLPPSVMPDKPLRFTDSPQHYASNTSSNAPTPSPRRKSSSTSNEDVYIHDAGRVDRMERVPTIYMGNVAPFSDYGPPVYTVVPPEYYRSPEPTYFVPTDYHDRMLECPEFPHAYDNPSSINSPARPVSRLPSYTHHRTSSNVSNASTSSQSNINPTFRLEDEDDYSLYSPGHYYQRSSNIVSNVGTYSPSMLNHEYSSQLLTRQNSHDSNSNSGERPSNLEVVSRLRSSLKRSNYSYNSPNKSVSKNNSGSGTPTNPTPPDSLTSEDSSYVSAKDSQISISRVRFSPVTFDRDGVSREHRETLLDIPVHGQNQDATIPLQANRRMNRSRKPSISELEREFLS
- the LOC126917602 gene encoding mitogen-activated protein kinase kinase kinase 11-like isoform X3, encoding MPPAGLSARGLSTLMDHGQPDARHRSERFLLHPENGSSNSHSSNTANSSPRYQHNSRTNNHSTSYGYLYGRTSSNNMSDSSVSDTHSGGTARTVSQQTSPSHGTHSSSQSRQDNSSTIFTALFDYVAQGEDELSLQRGETVEVLSKDSKISGDEGWWTGKIHGKVGIFPANFVAEAESIDRVSSVIDKVQPVEIDFEELQLEEVIGVGGFGKVYRGFWQKHEVAVKAARQDPDEEPSVTLENVRQEAKLFWLLKHENIVQLEGVCLKMPNMCLVMEYARGGSLNRVLSGRKIRPDVLVDWAIQIARGMDYLHNKAPISLIHRDLKSSNVLLSEPIENDDLQYKTLKITDFGLAREVYKTTRMSAAGTYAWMAPEVIKKSTFSKASDVWSYGVLLWELLTGETPYKGIDALAVAYGVAVNKLTLPIPSTCPQPWRFLMEACWASDSHSRPGFAEILVALDEVRSAFAATPHESFHTMQEDWRLEIEQVLHGLRMKEKACRSLEEELRCREEELTKAQVQQRQHEENLRQREQELAAREIDLLERELTVMIIQQQNTPTPNKRRGKFKKSRLKLNKKEPGSNISAPSDFRHTITVQHTALDRGKVRNPSRPNSPPGSPSIPRLRAIALPADGVKGKTWGPSTLHQRERGAIITQPPNPASPGGKRWSRSAPDLEKTPLRTALLAHRSPLLQEIDYTTLPPDLSTDWITSDYPLKPGLTGPYIMPMPVPMPTLYNGEMKKPKLSIIELVLYNIAAMLAGVATGYDVRMSNISPIHPRLYPRLGECEDEPPRWWFQADTGSNRNSGYLGPDYEFSSSSGYPHNTYHGPARHYRPFLSNMGAIAPGLPPSVMPDKPLRFTDSPQHYASNTSSNAPTPSPRRKSSSTSNEDVYIHDAGRVDRMERVPTIYMGNVAPFSDYGPPVYTVVPPEYYRSPEPTYFVPTDYHDRMLECPEFPHAYDNPSSINSPARPVSRLPSYTHHRTSSNVSNASTSSQSNINPTFRLEDEDDYSLYSPGHYYQRSSNIVSNVGTYSPSMLNHEYSSQLLTRQNSHDSNSNSGERPSNLEVVSRLRSSLKRSNYSYNSPNKSVSKNNSGSGTPTNPTPPDSLTSEDSSYVSAKDSQISISRVRFSPVTFDRDGVSREHRETLLDIPVHGQNQDATIPLQANRRMNRSRKPSISELEREFLS
- the LOC126917602 gene encoding mitogen-activated protein kinase kinase kinase 10-like isoform X2 produces the protein MPPAGLSARGLSTLMDHGQPDARHRSERFLLHPENGSSNSHSSNTANSSPRYQHNSRTNNHSTSYGYLYGRTSSNNMSDSSVSDTHSGGTARTVSQQTSPSHGTHSSSQSRQDNSSTIFTALFDYVAQGEDELSLQRGETVEVLSKDSKISGDEGWWTGKIHGKVGIFPANFVAEAESIDRVSSVIDKVQPVEIDFEELQLEEVIGVGGFGKVYRGFWQKHEVAVKAARQDPDEEPSVTLENVRQEAKLFWLLKHENIVQLEGVCLKMPNMCLVMEYARGGSLNRVLSGRKIRPDVLVDWAIQIARGMDYLHNKAPISLIHRDLKSSNVLLSEPIENDDLQYKTLKITDFGLAREVYKTTRMSAAGTYAWMAPEVIKKSTFSKASDVWSYGVLLWELLTGETPYKGIDALAVAYGVAVNKLTLPIPSTCPQPWRFLMEACWASDSHSRPGFAEILVALDEVRSAFAATPHESFHTMQEDWRLEIEQVLHGLRMKEKELRCREEELTKAQVQQRQHEENLRQREQELAAREIDLLERELTVMIIQQQNTPTPNKRRGKFKKSRLKLNKKEPGSNISAPSDFRHTITVQHTALDRGKVRNPSRPNSPPGSPSIPRLRAIALPADGVKGKTWGPSTLHQRERGAIITQPPNPASPGGKRWSRSAPDLEKTPLRTALLAHRSPLLQEIGLSEENIYPTHYTTLPPDLSTDWITSDYPLKPGLTGPYIMPMPVPMPTLYNGEMKKPKLSIIELVLYNIAAMLAGVATGYDVRMSNISPIHPRLYPRLGECEDEPPRWWFQADTGSNRNSGYLGPDYEFSSSSGYPHNTYHGPARHYRPFLSNMGAIAPGLPPSVMPDKPLRFTDSPQHYASNTSSNAPTPSPRRKSSSTSNEDVYIHDAGRVDRMERVPTIYMGNVAPFSDYGPPVYTVVPPEYYRSPEPTYFVPTDYHDRMLECPEFPHAYDNPSSINSPARPVSRLPSYTHHRTSSNVSNASTSSQSNINPTFRLEDEDDYSLYSPGHYYQRSSNIVSNVGTYSPSMLNHEYSSQLLTRQNSHDSNSNSGERPSNLEVVSRLRSSLKRSNYSYNSPNKSVSKNNSGSGTPTNPTPPDSLTSEDSSYVSAKDSQISISRVRFSPVTFDRDGVSREHRETLLDIPVHGQNQDATIPLQANRRMNRSRKPSISELEREFLS
- the LOC126917602 gene encoding uncharacterized protein LOC126917602 isoform X4; amino-acid sequence: MPPAGLSARGLSTLMDHGQPDARHRSERFLLHPENGSSNSHSSNTANSSPRYQHNSRTNNHSTSYGYLYGRTSSNNMSDSSVSDTHSGGTARTVSQQTSPSHGTHSSSQSRQDNSSTIFTALFDYVAQGEDELSLQRGETVEVLSKDSKISGDEGWWTGKIHGKVGIFPANFVAEAESIDRVSSVIDKVQPVEIDFEELQLEEVIGVGGFGKVYRGFWQKHEVAVKAARQDPDEEPSVTLENVRQEAKLFWLLKHENIVQLEGVCLKMPNMCLVMEYARGGSLNRVLSGRKIRPDVLVDWAIQIARGMDYLHNKAPISLIHRDLKSSNVLLSEPIENDDLQYKTLKITDFGLAREVYKTTRMSAAGTYAWMAPEVIKKSTFSKASDVWSYGVLLWELLTGETPYKGIDALAVAYGVAVNKLTLPIPSTCPQPWRFLMEACWASDSHSRPGFAEILVALDEVRSAFAATPHESFHTMQEDWRLEIEQVLHGLRMKEKACRSLEEELRCREEELTKAQVQQRQHEENLRQREQELAAREIDLLERELTVMIIQQQNTPTPNKRRGKFKKSRLKLNKKEPGSNISAPSDFRHTITVQHTALDRGKVRNPSRPNSPPGSPSIPRLRAIACLSEENIYPTHYTTLPPDLSTDWITSDYPLKPGLTGPYIMPMPVPMPTLYNGEMKKPKLSIIELVLYNIAAMLAGVATGYDVRMSNISPIHPRLYPRLGECEDEPPRWWFQADTGSNRNSGYLGPDYEFSSSSGYPHNTYHGPARHYRPFLSNMGAIAPGLPPSVMPDKPLRFTDSPQHYASNTSSNAPTPSPRRKSSSTSNEDVYIHDAGRVDRMERVPTIYMGNVAPFSDYGPPVYTVVPPEYYRSPEPTYFVPTDYHDRMLECPEFPHAYDNPSSINSPARPVSRLPSYTHHRTSSNVSNASTSSQSNINPTFRLEDEDDYSLYSPGHYYQRSSNIVSNVGTYSPSMLNHEYSSQLLTRQNSHDSNSNSGERPSNLEVVSRLRSSLKRSNYSYNSPNKSVSKNNSGSGTPTNPTPPDSLTSEDSSYVSAKDSQISISRVRFSPVTFDRDGVSREHRETLLDIPVHGQNQDATIPLQANRRMNRSRKPSISELEREFLS